From a region of the Nitrospira sp. genome:
- the ybgF gene encoding tol-pal system protein YbgF, which produces MRVRTVLSGSVTWGLMVSAVVLAGCAKHADFMEIRDQLSTISRTQDQDHQRVDTVIRRVEAMERSKDSEATKPRIDDLAARFQRMEHRLAKLEETSSQLSARLDSSGEPRASKPVKPTQSAEPMATALGITPTSAFNLAYNDYLNGKYELSVAGFQRFIKDFPGTSLTPNAQYWLGESYYNMKDYGRAIQTFDYLVAEYPGNEKVPAALYKLGLATAETGDLAKSRKNLKRVLEEFPSSDESKLAKNKLADLR; this is translated from the coding sequence ATGCGTGTCCGTACAGTGCTGTCCGGTTCCGTGACATGGGGGCTGATGGTGTCGGCTGTGGTTCTCGCCGGTTGTGCCAAACATGCGGACTTTATGGAAATTCGCGATCAGCTCTCGACGATCTCGCGAACCCAGGACCAGGACCATCAACGGGTGGATACTGTGATCCGTCGAGTGGAGGCGATGGAGCGGAGCAAGGATTCGGAGGCGACGAAGCCGCGAATCGATGATTTGGCGGCTCGCTTTCAACGGATGGAACATCGACTTGCAAAGCTTGAAGAAACGTCGAGTCAATTGTCGGCTAGGCTGGATTCTTCGGGTGAGCCGCGCGCATCGAAGCCGGTCAAACCGACACAATCGGCGGAACCGATGGCGACGGCGTTGGGAATTACGCCGACCTCCGCATTCAATCTGGCGTATAACGATTATCTCAACGGGAAGTATGAGCTTTCGGTAGCGGGGTTTCAGCGGTTCATCAAAGACTTTCCCGGGACTTCGCTGACTCCGAATGCCCAATATTGGTTGGGCGAGTCGTATTACAATATGAAGGACTATGGTCGGGCCATCCAGACATTCGATTATCTGGTGGCGGAATACCCTGGAAACGAAAAAGTGCCCGCCGCGCTGTACAAGCTGGGTCTGGCGACGGCCGAGACCGGCGACCTTGCGAAGTCGAGAAAGAATCTGAAGCGTGTGCTCGAAGAGTTCCCCTCGTCGGACGAATCCAAACTGGCGAAGAACAAGTTGGCCGATCTCCGATGA
- the ybgF gene encoding tol-pal system protein YbgF codes for MKPQRRATHGVILSIATVGAVLSGCVAQQADLKQTEKVLQQQLSQTRARQGQEITTLREYELPQLRGELEKVLHQTQELQARQEDLKHRSAQLEQQTKKLEQLAAKLETDGSTRHLWVQKSFETQDTKFSARLDEMSKTMEAMKKDIIEVVQRTNEGLAKRVDVKLDEQRKEATENHNRIEQVSQKFAQFNQALTGFREALTGLNDRVGEEEQATKNVAAKLDGDSKTTAIHAEEVNRSVLSVTKALEAVGQKMTARLDEQDSRIDSLLKAVEQISNKPAPRQQGAKPAQRSTPGPNETTPEGGQASASSGGPEATAGVTTIVPPQESPTFETTQASADPPDRVRYERLLTLFREGDLEGARQGFTGFLSEYPNSTLAPNARFWLGESYFGKKDFQKAIDAYDKVEIDYPSSEKVPAAILKKGFAYLALKDKKRASSAFKQVVTLYPKSSEAGKASDKLAQLKEVR; via the coding sequence ATGAAACCTCAACGGCGAGCCACGCACGGTGTGATCCTCAGCATCGCAACGGTAGGGGCCGTCTTGTCGGGCTGTGTCGCACAGCAGGCTGACCTGAAACAGACCGAAAAAGTTCTTCAGCAGCAGCTCTCACAGACCAGAGCTCGGCAAGGTCAGGAGATTACGACTCTCCGAGAATACGAGCTGCCGCAACTGCGGGGAGAGCTGGAAAAGGTTCTGCACCAAACACAAGAGCTTCAGGCCAGACAGGAGGACCTCAAGCATCGGTCGGCGCAGCTGGAGCAGCAGACGAAGAAGTTGGAGCAACTGGCGGCCAAGCTTGAAACCGACGGCAGCACGCGCCATCTGTGGGTGCAAAAGAGTTTCGAGACTCAGGATACCAAGTTTTCGGCCAGACTGGATGAAATGTCCAAGACCATGGAGGCCATGAAGAAGGACATCATCGAAGTCGTCCAGCGTACCAATGAAGGTCTCGCCAAGCGGGTAGACGTGAAACTTGATGAACAACGAAAAGAAGCGACGGAAAATCACAATAGGATCGAGCAGGTCTCACAAAAGTTTGCCCAATTTAATCAGGCGCTGACCGGATTTCGAGAAGCATTGACCGGCCTCAATGATCGTGTGGGTGAGGAAGAACAGGCCACGAAGAACGTCGCGGCGAAGCTCGACGGCGATTCAAAGACCACGGCCATTCATGCGGAGGAAGTCAACAGAAGCGTGCTCTCTGTGACGAAGGCGCTGGAAGCCGTCGGGCAAAAAATGACCGCCCGTCTTGACGAGCAAGACAGCCGGATCGACTCGCTTCTGAAGGCCGTGGAGCAGATTTCGAATAAGCCCGCTCCTCGGCAACAAGGCGCCAAGCCGGCTCAGCGATCGACGCCGGGCCCGAATGAGACCACACCGGAAGGCGGCCAGGCGTCGGCTTCATCCGGTGGACCGGAGGCCACCGCAGGCGTGACGACGATTGTGCCGCCTCAAGAATCACCGACGTTCGAAACCACGCAGGCCAGCGCCGATCCTCCTGATCGGGTGCGCTATGAACGACTGCTGACTTTGTTTAGAGAGGGAGATCTGGAAGGAGCCCGTCAAGGATTCACCGGCTTTCTCTCCGAGTATCCGAACTCCACCCTCGCCCCGAATGCCCGCTTTTGGCTGGGCGAATCGTACTTCGGGAAGAAGGATTTTCAGAAAGCAATCGATGCGTACGACAAGGTGGAGATCGACTATCCCAGCAGTGAGAAGGTACCCGCCGCGATCCTGAAAAAGGGGTTTGCTTATTTGGCGTTGAAGGACAAGAAGCGGGCATCGTCGGCATTCAAGCAAGTGGTCACGCTGTACCCGAAAAGCAGCGAAGCGGGAAAAGCGTCGGACAAACTGGCTCAACTCAAAGAGGTGCGGTAA
- the pal gene encoding peptidoglycan-associated lipoprotein Pal — protein sequence MKKLSASYLPLILGVLVLGTPACSKKAVQSGGGTQSLQEDMAKGGMAKEGTGSSFPDTSLSGREDSSSLRGLDRNPSEERLGGNNGNTGSSGNTLVAKSDPGTAARQLDEMRAEQAASAAAGLRDVFFAYDSFSITDEGRQALSGDAEWAKSNPSVQLKIEGHCDERGTSAYNLVLGEKRAKAVRNYLVELGVASNHLSVISYGKERPFCNEHAESCYSQNRRGHLVVKTGK from the coding sequence ATGAAAAAGTTATCAGCCAGCTACTTGCCATTGATTCTTGGGGTCCTTGTACTAGGTACCCCTGCGTGTTCGAAAAAGGCGGTTCAATCGGGAGGAGGGACCCAGTCGTTACAGGAAGACATGGCCAAAGGAGGCATGGCCAAGGAAGGAACCGGCTCGAGCTTTCCCGATACGTCCCTTTCCGGCCGTGAGGATTCGAGCAGTCTACGCGGATTGGATCGCAATCCTTCCGAGGAACGGCTCGGCGGCAATAACGGGAATACCGGCAGCTCCGGGAATACCTTGGTGGCGAAATCCGATCCCGGGACCGCCGCTCGCCAGTTGGACGAAATGCGTGCCGAGCAGGCGGCATCGGCGGCAGCCGGACTGCGGGATGTCTTTTTCGCTTACGATAGTTTTTCAATAACGGATGAAGGACGCCAAGCGTTGTCCGGTGATGCGGAATGGGCCAAATCGAATCCGAGCGTGCAACTGAAAATCGAAGGACATTGTGACGAACGGGGCACCTCAGCCTATAATTTGGTATTGGGTGAGAAACGCGCAAAAGCAGTTCGGAACTATCTGGTTGAGCTGGGTGTGGCCTCCAATCACTTATCGGTCATCTCCTACGGGAAGGAACGGCCATTCTGTAATGAGCATGCCGAATCCTGTTATTCGCAGAATCGCCGCGGTCATCTCGTCGTCAAGACGGGGAAGTAG
- the tolB gene encoding Tol-Pal system beta propeller repeat protein TolB → MTFRALVIVGFCALAGLVWIIESGAADVFLEATRPDFQKIPLGVAGIDNIGGSESPEGRVKLGTRIEEVLKADVRRSLVFSLVDLSSLGIKVSQSGAEPDPSFKQAAENGVSVIVWGKAGMKNGNKDPDVNMDGYVYDAGTDEVVGGKRYVGSTSVVRLMAHRFADELVFRYTGEPGIARTKIAYVSEQGSARELFVMDYDGYEPRQLTADGFLNLMPRWSPDRRFLVFTAYRNRNAQNIDMIELATGKRWTLVAQGGLNITPALSPDGNALAYSSSHEGNAELYRLDPRTKAVQRLTTNAAGDLSPSWSPSGRELAFTSDRSGGPQIFLMSADGSNVRRLTFDGDYNAAPAWSPRGNWIAYVCRTSKKEYKLCLITPDGQKHVQLTTGPGVDDSPSWSPDGRHLVFSSTADGKSQIYMINADGKDFERITFTGTHNSAPTWSPAS, encoded by the coding sequence ATGACGTTTCGAGCTCTCGTGATCGTCGGTTTTTGTGCATTGGCCGGTCTGGTATGGATCATCGAATCCGGTGCCGCGGACGTATTTCTTGAAGCCACAAGACCGGATTTTCAGAAGATTCCGTTGGGAGTCGCCGGGATCGATAATATCGGCGGATCGGAGTCGCCTGAAGGGCGTGTCAAACTGGGCACACGCATCGAAGAGGTACTCAAGGCGGATGTGCGACGCTCACTCGTGTTTTCTCTTGTCGATTTGTCGAGCCTGGGCATTAAAGTCAGTCAATCGGGAGCAGAGCCTGATCCGTCCTTCAAGCAAGCTGCGGAGAACGGGGTGTCCGTCATCGTGTGGGGCAAGGCGGGGATGAAGAACGGAAACAAGGACCCGGATGTCAACATGGATGGGTACGTGTATGATGCCGGCACCGATGAAGTGGTGGGTGGCAAACGATACGTCGGCTCCACGTCGGTCGTCCGGCTTATGGCGCATCGATTTGCGGATGAGTTGGTCTTCCGGTATACGGGTGAGCCGGGAATTGCCAGGACGAAGATCGCCTACGTCTCGGAGCAAGGATCGGCCCGCGAATTATTCGTGATGGATTACGATGGGTATGAGCCGCGTCAGCTGACGGCGGACGGCTTCTTGAACCTGATGCCACGCTGGTCGCCGGATCGCCGATTCTTGGTCTTCACCGCGTACCGCAATCGAAACGCTCAAAATATCGACATGATTGAGCTTGCCACTGGAAAGCGCTGGACGCTGGTTGCGCAGGGAGGGTTGAACATCACGCCGGCTCTCTCTCCGGATGGAAATGCGCTGGCCTATTCTTCAAGCCATGAAGGAAACGCTGAGCTGTACCGCTTGGATCCCCGCACAAAAGCCGTTCAACGACTGACGACGAACGCCGCCGGAGATCTCTCTCCTTCCTGGTCTCCTTCCGGTCGTGAGCTCGCCTTTACGTCGGATCGGAGCGGAGGCCCGCAAATTTTTCTCATGAGTGCGGATGGATCCAACGTGCGTCGATTGACGTTTGATGGTGACTATAATGCCGCGCCGGCGTGGTCGCCTCGAGGGAATTGGATCGCCTATGTGTGCCGGACCTCCAAGAAAGAATACAAACTGTGTTTGATCACACCGGACGGCCAGAAGCATGTACAGCTCACGACGGGACCGGGCGTGGACGATTCTCCCTCCTGGTCTCCGGATGGGCGCCATCTCGTGTTCAGTTCGACGGCGGACGGAAAGAGCCAGATCTACATGATCAATGCGGATGGCAAGGATTTCGAGCGCATTACGTTCACGGGCACTCACAACAGCGCGCCGACATGGTCGCCGGCTTCGTGA
- a CDS encoding TonB family protein has translation MQAWTSAGMLADDEWQATLTRRLAGAVVVSLVLHVGILAVVGWIRLPQHGERPLASIEISLANLQTPPVKTVEPEKSPPSKKEVERPKPVEQPKPIERSKPAPPVKAAPSPAPPVKAAPIPPPVAPAKPSNDIMRDVMKDIELPPDAPRLGDISPEDKPKKLPAMKLPDVPVVAETREATERKPVVPAPSSSLTEDVAKELDEELKKIRKLEPPKATAPADVPPKPAPQVEAKAVSIKTVDTTLKVPGMAPGSNAYLGLVRQRISGFWSAPPVDVTGQAYVVIVQFRLHRNGSVTGVSIERSSGNEYYDLAGKRAVLNAVPLPVFPPDITDAYFDAHFTFTVGEPQG, from the coding sequence GTGCAGGCTTGGACATCAGCCGGCATGTTAGCGGATGATGAATGGCAGGCGACGCTGACTCGTCGCTTGGCCGGTGCCGTCGTCGTTTCTCTGGTGCTCCATGTGGGAATACTGGCCGTTGTCGGGTGGATACGACTGCCTCAACATGGTGAGCGGCCTCTGGCTTCCATTGAAATATCCCTCGCGAATCTCCAGACGCCTCCGGTAAAGACCGTTGAACCCGAGAAGAGTCCGCCGAGTAAAAAAGAGGTAGAGCGACCCAAACCGGTTGAGCAGCCCAAGCCCATTGAGCGCTCCAAGCCTGCACCACCAGTCAAAGCAGCGCCGTCGCCGGCACCGCCTGTGAAAGCAGCGCCGATTCCTCCTCCGGTGGCTCCCGCAAAGCCGTCAAATGACATCATGCGCGATGTCATGAAAGACATTGAATTGCCGCCCGACGCTCCGAGGTTGGGGGACATCAGTCCAGAGGACAAACCTAAGAAGCTGCCGGCCATGAAACTGCCCGATGTGCCGGTCGTTGCGGAGACAAGGGAAGCGACGGAGAGAAAACCGGTCGTTCCCGCGCCGTCTTCATCCTTGACGGAAGATGTCGCGAAAGAATTGGACGAAGAACTCAAGAAGATCAGGAAGCTCGAACCTCCCAAGGCAACAGCTCCCGCTGACGTGCCGCCGAAGCCCGCGCCCCAAGTGGAGGCGAAAGCGGTGAGCATTAAAACTGTCGACACCACGCTCAAGGTTCCGGGGATGGCTCCGGGGTCCAACGCGTATCTGGGGCTGGTCCGTCAACGCATCAGTGGCTTCTGGAGCGCCCCTCCGGTGGATGTGACCGGGCAGGCCTATGTCGTCATTGTGCAATTCAGACTGCATCGAAATGGGTCGGTGACCGGGGTATCGATCGAACGGTCCTCCGGAAATGAATATTATGACTTGGCCGGAAAACGGGCTGTGCTCAACGCGGTTCCCTTGCCTGTATTCCCGCCGGACATCACGGATGCCTATTTCGACGCGCATTTCACTTTTACCGTCGGTGAACCTCAAGGATAA
- a CDS encoding biopolymer transporter ExbD produces MIFETRQRRFLAEINVIPLVDVVLVLLVIFMVTAPMLYRGMDIKLPTSASNTIKPEIRAVLTIEKDQRLYLDKDQVSVAQLERKLRVLKEEHADVSLYLRADRDVPYGIVVQVMDGVKKAGIEKLGMVTDPTGPERVEGPSSPPHNQ; encoded by the coding sequence ATGATTTTCGAGACGCGACAACGTCGATTCTTGGCGGAGATCAACGTGATTCCGCTCGTGGATGTCGTGCTCGTGCTGCTGGTGATCTTCATGGTCACCGCGCCGATGCTCTATCGGGGAATGGACATCAAGCTGCCGACTTCAGCGTCGAACACCATCAAGCCGGAGATCCGGGCGGTGCTGACGATCGAGAAGGACCAGCGCCTCTACCTCGACAAAGATCAAGTGAGTGTGGCTCAACTCGAGCGAAAGCTGCGTGTGTTGAAAGAAGAGCATGCGGATGTCTCACTGTATCTGCGCGCCGATCGCGACGTGCCGTATGGCATTGTGGTTCAGGTGATGGATGGCGTCAAGAAAGCCGGTATCGAGAAACTCGGTATGGTAACTGACCCGACGGGACCTGAACGAGTTGAGGGTCCATCGTCCCCTCCACATAACCAGTAG
- a CDS encoding MotA/TolQ/ExbB proton channel family protein, whose amino-acid sequence MFQAGPLGIIASLGIVSKVVLLILVCFSIISWAIIFYKWATFRAAEAKDRRFMAVLLRARDVEEVTRHAQQTAGSPCAKIFHTVVQRLGHIPTELNDTGSMAFDRHVMERTAAHLAQGQISKLESYLPFLATTGNISPFVGLLGTVMGIIDSFREIGTQGTASIAAVAPGVSEALIATAAGLFAAIPAVIAYNYFLTRIRRTALHMDSVVVELLALVPAQTRPVAQVPVGAKG is encoded by the coding sequence ATGTTTCAAGCCGGTCCACTGGGAATTATTGCGTCGCTCGGGATTGTCTCGAAGGTGGTTCTGCTGATTCTGGTCTGCTTTTCCATCATTTCATGGGCGATCATTTTCTATAAATGGGCGACGTTTCGTGCGGCCGAGGCAAAGGACCGCCGTTTCATGGCCGTATTGCTTCGGGCAAGAGATGTCGAGGAAGTCACACGGCACGCGCAACAAACGGCCGGAAGCCCCTGTGCGAAAATTTTTCATACCGTCGTCCAGCGATTGGGCCATATCCCCACCGAACTGAATGACACCGGCTCCATGGCTTTTGATCGGCATGTGATGGAACGGACGGCGGCACATCTGGCCCAAGGTCAGATTTCCAAACTGGAGTCGTATCTGCCGTTTCTGGCGACCACCGGGAACATAAGCCCATTCGTGGGCCTCTTGGGAACCGTCATGGGCATTATCGACTCATTCCGGGAAATCGGCACACAAGGCACGGCCAGTATTGCGGCCGTTGCGCCGGGGGTTTCGGAAGCGTTGATTGCGACCGCCGCCGGATTGTTCGCCGCGATTCCTGCCGTCATCGCCTATAATTATTTTCTCACCCGCATCAGGCGAACCGCATTGCACATGGATTCCGTCGTGGTGGAACTCCTGGCCTTGGTCCCAGCCCAAACCAGACCTGTCGCTCAGGTTCCCGTTGGGGCGAAGGGATGA
- the xerD gene encoding site-specific tyrosine recombinase XerD has product MDPLVERYLCQLRVEGRLATNTLEAYRRDLLRLQEYLREHQFSMKDSIPPHTVRSFLAVLKQDALAASSVARILSAIRGWYRFLVREKIVDASPVRDVTAARRPVRLPRTLTHQEVTALLELPARDRLEDQRDRAMLELLYASGLRVSELVGLHLSQIDMTLGCLRVMGKGAKERVVPVGQTARELLVEYLEQVRPALLKRRSSRALFVSRRGQGLTRQACWKLLLHRARRAGISKPISPHMLRHSFATHLLEGGADLRAVQSMLGHADIETTQIYTHVERSRLKQVHRQFFPRQISRRRTDSEKVRKP; this is encoded by the coding sequence TTGGATCCTCTGGTCGAACGATATCTCTGCCAGCTGAGGGTTGAAGGAAGGTTGGCAACCAATACGCTGGAGGCTTACCGGCGGGACCTCCTCCGATTGCAGGAGTATCTGCGGGAGCATCAATTCAGCATGAAGGATTCCATTCCACCGCATACTGTGCGGTCGTTCCTGGCGGTCCTCAAACAGGACGCGCTTGCGGCATCATCGGTTGCCCGCATACTCTCGGCGATTCGAGGATGGTATCGGTTTCTGGTTCGAGAAAAAATCGTGGACGCAAGCCCAGTTCGTGATGTGACGGCGGCGCGTCGCCCGGTCCGATTGCCGAGGACGCTGACGCATCAGGAAGTGACGGCGTTGCTGGAGTTGCCCGCGCGGGATCGCCTTGAGGACCAACGTGACCGTGCCATGCTGGAATTGCTGTATGCATCGGGTCTGCGCGTTTCAGAACTCGTGGGGCTGCATCTCTCCCAGATCGATATGACTCTCGGCTGCCTCAGGGTGATGGGGAAAGGCGCTAAGGAACGAGTCGTGCCGGTGGGACAGACAGCGCGGGAGCTATTAGTTGAGTACCTCGAGCAGGTACGACCAGCCCTGCTCAAACGGCGATCGTCCCGTGCCCTCTTCGTCAGCAGGCGTGGGCAGGGACTCACGAGGCAGGCGTGTTGGAAGCTTCTTCTACACCGCGCGCGACGCGCGGGTATTTCCAAGCCGATTTCGCCGCATATGCTCCGGCATTCGTTTGCGACGCATCTCCTGGAAGGCGGGGCCGACCTCCGAGCCGTTCAATCGATGCTGGGACATGCGGATATCGAGACGACCCAAATCTATACGCATGTGGAGCGTAGCCGGCTTAAGCAAGTCCATCGGCAATTTTTCCCGCGGCAGATCAGTCGCCGACGAACTGACTCAGAGAAGGTGAGGAAACCATAG
- a CDS encoding penicillin-binding protein activator, translated as MLAYSYNPFPVSAKPPLMVIIALAAMLGITLLSAGWSEAADPAKNLSPIPPILNQAKQLIEKGDPESAASTLRRFLTTTPPPEHLDDTYLLLGAALYGMKDYGEALRYLNQLQTEFPESELVDRGKLLLARTHVAMGNIDLALPLLAQVRTTTLDETTRHEAQQLTAEAFAQKKEYVRAIHTLLEGMAGSSGEQVKETREQIRQFISEKLDKKGLARVRDGYPRSYPGDLASIRLIEYYTGRGEDHLAEREIRQFLASFPGHPYSPKASETLDLLRARLKANQYFLAAVLPLSGNLSVFANDVLEGIQLAVERAREQPGTPTVGLLVKDHDADRQGFLDDLSELLNDDRPLAVIGPMLSKNLPVMAEMAQRTRVPLITPAATLPNVRRLGTYLFSTSLTYAMQAQRIAAYAAKERDYRRFCILHPDTVYGRELARLFIQEVRQRDGEIIAIETFKEGETDFGPQIQRLKAEDLKKYGLAIPVDVPRLPGKPISRTEKRVLYTPGFDAIFIPSRSHEIGLIAAQLAYHDIKAPLLGTNGWNSQDFARTADRTVDGATFVDGFFVDSPTPAVQEFVQRYQKRFQTTPSLFTMQGYDAARIVIEGIRHGATSGEALQEFLMTQHNLPTLAGPASFGPDGTLHRPLFLLQVKQGKFVQLD; from the coding sequence ATGCTCGCCTACTCGTATAACCCTTTCCCCGTTTCAGCCAAGCCGCCGCTGATGGTCATCATCGCGCTTGCGGCGATGCTCGGTATTACTCTGCTATCAGCTGGATGGAGTGAAGCGGCGGATCCCGCTAAGAATCTTTCTCCTATTCCGCCGATCTTGAATCAGGCCAAACAACTGATTGAAAAAGGCGATCCCGAGTCCGCCGCCTCCACCTTGCGTCGATTCTTGACCACGACTCCACCGCCTGAACACCTCGATGACACCTACCTGCTGCTCGGCGCAGCCCTCTACGGCATGAAGGACTACGGCGAGGCGCTCCGCTATCTCAACCAGCTCCAGACAGAGTTCCCTGAATCCGAGCTTGTAGATCGAGGCAAGCTGCTGCTGGCCCGGACCCACGTGGCAATGGGCAATATCGACTTGGCCCTGCCATTACTGGCCCAGGTACGGACGACGACGCTGGACGAAACCACCAGGCATGAGGCTCAGCAACTGACTGCGGAAGCATTCGCTCAAAAGAAAGAATATGTCCGGGCCATCCACACATTACTGGAGGGAATGGCAGGCAGTTCGGGGGAACAGGTCAAGGAAACGCGGGAGCAGATTCGTCAATTTATCTCCGAGAAGTTGGACAAGAAAGGGCTGGCCCGAGTACGGGACGGATACCCGCGCTCTTATCCGGGTGACCTCGCGTCGATCCGTCTCATTGAGTATTACACCGGACGCGGCGAAGACCATTTAGCGGAACGGGAGATTCGACAATTCCTGGCCTCATTTCCAGGCCATCCTTATAGCCCAAAGGCCAGCGAGACCCTGGACCTCTTGAGGGCCAGATTGAAAGCCAATCAGTATTTCCTCGCGGCGGTCCTCCCACTGTCTGGAAACCTGTCCGTGTTTGCGAACGACGTCTTGGAAGGTATTCAGCTCGCAGTGGAACGGGCCCGCGAGCAGCCCGGTACTCCAACCGTTGGGTTGCTCGTGAAAGATCATGATGCCGACCGGCAGGGATTTTTAGATGATCTCTCAGAGCTGCTGAACGACGATCGTCCGCTCGCCGTCATCGGGCCCATGTTGTCAAAGAATCTGCCGGTCATGGCAGAAATGGCGCAAAGGACGAGAGTGCCCTTGATCACACCGGCGGCAACGCTCCCGAACGTCCGCCGATTGGGCACCTATCTGTTCAGCACGTCGCTGACCTACGCGATGCAAGCCCAGCGTATCGCCGCGTATGCCGCGAAAGAACGAGACTATCGACGGTTCTGCATTCTCCACCCTGACACAGTCTACGGGCGGGAACTGGCCCGCCTCTTCATTCAGGAAGTGCGTCAGCGCGACGGCGAAATCATCGCGATCGAAACTTTCAAGGAAGGGGAAACCGATTTCGGACCTCAAATCCAGCGGCTCAAGGCCGAGGACCTGAAAAAGTATGGGCTGGCCATTCCGGTGGATGTGCCGCGTCTACCCGGCAAACCGATCAGCCGAACAGAAAAGCGCGTCCTTTATACTCCGGGATTCGACGCCATCTTCATCCCGAGTCGCTCTCATGAGATCGGCCTCATCGCCGCCCAGCTGGCCTATCACGACATTAAAGCTCCTCTATTGGGCACGAACGGCTGGAACTCGCAGGATTTCGCCCGCACCGCCGATCGAACGGTCGACGGCGCCACATTCGTCGACGGCTTCTTCGTCGACAGTCCGACCCCTGCCGTGCAGGAGTTCGTCCAGCGATACCAGAAGCGTTTCCAAACCACCCCTTCCCTCTTTACGATGCAGGGATATGATGCGGCTCGAATCGTGATCGAAGGAATCCGTCACGGTGCAACCTCCGGCGAAGCCCTCCAAGAATTCTTGATGACGCAGCACAACCTGCCGACACTTGCCGGTCCCGCCAGTTTCGGACCGGACGGCACCCTGCACCGACCGCTCTTTCTTCTGCAGGTCAAACAGGGTAAGTTTGTACAATTGGACTGA
- a CDS encoding site-2 protease family protein, giving the protein MNSLSHIIHTISYMALPLLFAMVLHEYAHGWMAEKCGDSTAKNEGRLTINPLAHIDPFGTVILPLICLVLPGSFLLGWAKPVPIDPRNMHRPRRDMALVAAAGPGMNLLLAVASALLLALLLTIEPTLSLRNASEADASSSLLATMILRPIAVMALYSVLINVFLALFNLLPIPPLDGGRILTALLPAKPAMALARLEPYGMLILVGLIVFDKELHVIHTITGTFASGVSGTILSTALGLRPGGAE; this is encoded by the coding sequence ATGAACTCCCTCTCACACATCATCCACACGATCTCGTATATGGCGCTCCCTCTGCTGTTCGCGATGGTGCTCCATGAATACGCACACGGATGGATGGCAGAGAAGTGCGGCGATTCGACCGCGAAAAATGAGGGTCGGCTCACCATCAACCCCCTGGCTCACATTGATCCCTTCGGGACCGTCATTCTGCCCTTGATCTGTTTGGTGTTACCCGGAAGCTTTCTGCTGGGCTGGGCAAAGCCGGTTCCGATCGACCCTCGGAATATGCATCGACCTCGGCGGGATATGGCGCTTGTCGCCGCGGCAGGTCCGGGGATGAATCTGCTGCTGGCAGTCGCAAGTGCCTTGCTCTTGGCCTTGCTGCTGACCATCGAACCAACCTTATCCCTCAGAAATGCATCTGAGGCTGATGCGTCATCGAGCCTCCTCGCCACCATGATCTTGCGTCCGATTGCCGTCATGGCGCTGTATTCTGTGTTGATCAACGTCTTTCTCGCGCTGTTCAACCTGCTTCCGATCCCGCCGCTCGACGGTGGCCGGATTTTGACGGCGCTGCTCCCTGCCAAACCGGCCATGGCATTGGCACGATTGGAGCCCTATGGGATGCTCATCTTGGTGGGCCTAATCGTATTTGACAAGGAATTACACGTCATCCATACGATTACCGGCACCTTCGCCTCAGGTGTGTCCGGGACGATTCTGTCGACCGCGCTCGGCCTCCGCCCAGGAGGTGCGGAATGA